The DNA segment CAGGAGTTGCAAGCACAAGATCTACTATAACTTCATTACCAAATACTACAACGTTGGTGACAGCGCCACTCTCTACCATATTTTTACCTTCTCCGGCAACTGAAATACTTTCTAGGGCGTTTAAAACTGCTTTTTTATCTAACTTCATGGATATAAAATATAAAAATTATCAGTTTAGAGTTATTTTTATTTAAACTGATTTCATATTGCAAAGATAGCTTGAAAAGTTCTGATTTGAAAGATATTTAAATGTATAATTCCCCCGAAGAAGGGCGGAACTCAAGAGTAAATTTTCAGCTACAAATGCGGTATTTTTCCAAATAGAATGAACTTGGTCTAGGCATACCTTAGTATAACACATCCATTGGCGGATTCCAAAAATTTTCTTCGAAATCCTGAAGTTGATTATTTATAACTATATGACCTTCACTTTCTAAAAGTTGTTGCATCAAGTTTGTTCCTTGAAAGTGATGCTTGCCGGTAAGAAGACCATTTCTATTTAAAACTCTATGAGCGGGAACATCGCTCTGATTGTGTACGGCATTGAGTGCCCAACCCACCATTCGGGCAGATTTTGGCGAACCTAAAACTTTCGCAATAGCGCCATAGGAAGTTACTTTTCCATACGGAATTTTACAAGTAACATTATAAACCCGTTCAAAGAAACTTATCTGCTCCGCTTCATGCTCCATTTTACCAATAATGATTTATAATTCGCAATAGTGTAAAAAAAGCAATTATGCCTGTGGTGCTTCCGATGATATAGTTCATGTTTTTCATAAAGAAAGCCGCTTTCTGTTCTAATTTATTGAAAAAAGCAATGTAGATATAAAAGGCGCTGAAAGCTCCAAGACCAGAACCAATGACGAAGGACCAAATTTCTGCATTTGAAAAAGAAAAATATTGATAAGATGCCAAGGTCACACTAATAAAAACATAGAAGGGTACTGGAAACACGTTAATTGCAGACAGAAACATTCCTAAAAAGAACCTACTTTTCTTCGAATGTTTTTCCAGATGCTTCTTTTGCGGTGAAATTTTATTTCCTTTTATAAAAAAGAAAATAGTGAGACTTAAAAAAATTGCAAAACCAACCTCTCGTAATAAAAGTGAAATGGAAGGATTCTTATCAATGATCTCAGCAAAAAAAAGTGAGATTAAGGTCTGCAAAATTACAATCAATGAGGCGCCGCCTGCAAATACGAGAGCTCTCACTCTTCCCTCTTGCATACTTAATTTTGCCGCAGTCATATTAATCATACCGGGAGGTAAAATTCCTAATGAAGCAGCAAAAAAACCGTAGATAAGCGGCAATATAAAATTCATATTTATCTATTTAATTTTGAATTTTATATATGTAATTGCTTTGTTTACTTGTAGGTATTGATTTTCATAAAACGTCTGAATAGCCGTAACTTCTTCGGGCGAACCTTCATTTTTGTAGACATCATGATTTGCGTAAAGCACTTCGTGACCTTCTCCATGCAGAAGTCCAAGCGTGTAACCATGCATAAATTCGCTATCTGTTTTTAGATTCATAACGCCATCAGGTTTTAGAATCCTTTTATAAAGTTGCAAAAACTCTGTATTGGTCATTCTATGCTTGGTGCGTTTGTATTTTATTTGTGGATCAGGAAACGTTATCCAGAATTCAGCAACCTCATGTTCAGCAAAAATTCCATCGATGATTTCGATTTGAGTTCTTACAAAGGCAACGTTGTTCAGATCTGTGTCAGTTGCAGTTTTTGCACCTCTCCAGAAACGCGCTCCTTTAATATCAATTCCCACAAAATTCTTATCAGGAAATCTCTCGGCAAGACCTACAGAATATTCTCCTTTACCGCAACCAAGTTCTACTACAATAGGATTGTCATTTTTGAAAAAATCAGAATTCCATTTGCCCTTTAGAGGAAATTCATTGCCTACAACTTCTTCTCTCGTTGGCTGAAATACGTTGCTGAATGTGTCGTTCTCTAAAAATCTTTTAAGTTTGTTTTTGCTTCCCACAATAAAATAATATTTTGGCAAAATTAAGGAAATATATAAAACTTTAGATATATTTATCTTGCTACCTTAATTTACTTTTATTTATATGTCAAAATCTGATACCGTTTTGAAAATCAACATCCTTGTAGCACCGCTTAATTGGGGCTTAGGCCACGCCACCCGTTGCATTCCAATAATTCAAGCACTTCTTGAATTAGGTTTCAATCCAATAATTGCCTCGGATGGAATGGCATTAATACTATTACAAAAAGAATTTCCAAAACTAAAGTGTCTGGAACTGCCTTCCTACAATATAGAATATCCCGAAAAAGAGTCGGATTTTAAATTTAAAATGCTTCAAAATATTCCCGGAGTAGTTGACGCGATGTTGGCAGAAAAAAAACTCGTAAAGAAGTGGGTTTCTGAATACAATCTAAAAGGAATAATTTCGGATTCACGGTTTGGTGCTTATTCAAAAAAAGTTCCCTCGGTTTTTATTACCCATCAACTAAATGTTCTTAGCGGAAATACTTCGTG comes from the Flavobacterium ardleyense genome and includes:
- a CDS encoding MGMT family protein; translation: MEHEAEQISFFERVYNVTCKIPYGKVTSYGAIAKVLGSPKSARMVGWALNAVHNQSDVPAHRVLNRNGLLTGKHHFQGTNLMQQLLESEGHIVINNQLQDFEENFWNPPMDVLY
- a CDS encoding lysine transporter LysE; translation: MNFILPLIYGFFAASLGILPPGMINMTAAKLSMQEGRVRALVFAGGASLIVILQTLISLFFAEIIDKNPSISLLLREVGFAIFLSLTIFFFIKGNKISPQKKHLEKHSKKSRFFLGMFLSAINVFPVPFYVFISVTLASYQYFSFSNAEIWSFVIGSGLGAFSAFYIYIAFFNKLEQKAAFFMKNMNYIIGSTTGIIAFFTLLRIINHYW
- the trmB gene encoding tRNA (guanosine(46)-N7)-methyltransferase TrmB, with the translated sequence MGSKNKLKRFLENDTFSNVFQPTREEVVGNEFPLKGKWNSDFFKNDNPIVVELGCGKGEYSVGLAERFPDKNFVGIDIKGARFWRGAKTATDTDLNNVAFVRTQIEIIDGIFAEHEVAEFWITFPDPQIKYKRTKHRMTNTEFLQLYKRILKPDGVMNLKTDSEFMHGYTLGLLHGEGHEVLYANHDVYKNEGSPEEVTAIQTFYENQYLQVNKAITYIKFKIK